The genomic window GCGAGGACAGACGATGGTGCGGGTGGACGCGGCGGAGACCGGATACGGCGACGCCGACCGCCGGGACACCGGCGCCGGAACCTGGCGCGCGGGCATCCGCCGGGTGATCCGCATCGGCTCCCGGCCGGGGCCCTGGAAGCGCGGTCCGGTGCTCACGGCGCCGGCGCTGCTGCTCGGCCTGCTCATGCTGCTGCACGCCCGGATCCCGGACACCGGGGGCCTCGGCAGTCTCGCGGAGACCTTCCTGCCGTGGTTCGGCCTGTTCGTCCCGGTGCTGCTGGCCGGTGCGCTGTGGCGCCGCTCCGCCTCCGCTGTGGCCGCGGTGCTGGTGCCGGTCATGGTGTGGCTGAACCTCTTCGGCGGGCTGCTCGGCGACAAGTCCCACCCGGACAGCGACCTCACCCTGGTCAGCCACAACGTCAGCGCCGACAACCCCGACCCGGCCGGCACTGCCCGCGACCTGGCCGCCTCCGGGGCGGAGGTGCTCGCCCTGGAGGAGATCACCCCGCAGGCCCGGGATACGTACGAGAAGGAGCTGGCGAAGGCGTACCCGTACCACACGGTCCAGGGCACGGTCGGGCTGTGGAGCAAGCTGC from Streptomyces sp. FIT100 includes these protein-coding regions:
- a CDS encoding endonuclease/exonuclease/phosphatase family protein, which encodes MVRVDAAETGYGDADRRDTGAGTWRAGIRRVIRIGSRPGPWKRGPVLTAPALLLGLLMLLHARIPDTGGLGSLAETFLPWFGLFVPVLLAGALWRRSASAVAAVLVPVMVWLNLFGGLLGDKSHPDSDLTLVSHNVSADNPDPAGTARDLAASGAEVLALEEITPQARDTYEKELAKAYPYHTVQGTVGLWSKLPLSDTRTVDVAMLGMVGPLAQALPAEERAATPRALRTTVATDQGPLAVYVAHLGSVRVFPRNGFWTDQRDAGAQALGKAVAAEHSERVVLLGDLNGTMDDRAFDGITSRLHSVQDAAGDGFGFSWPATFPVARIDQILVRGVRPASSWVLSATGSDHLPVAAGISW